From the Salinimicrobium tongyeongense genome, one window contains:
- a CDS encoding S9 family peptidase — protein sequence MKVAAQEIKAPRAKKLPVKLEKHGDVRIDDYFWLRERENPEVLDYLTRENDYNERMTAHTKQLQEDLFQEVKKRIKEDDSSVPYKLNGYWYITRFEKGKDYPIYSRKKETLDAPEEILFDVNEMAKGHDYYRLSGLSVSPNNKLISYAVDTVSRRKYTLYVKNLETGEVYPEKIKNTTGGATWANDNRTLFYARKDEETLRSNKIFKHRLGTKAKDDELVFFEEDETFHTYVYKSKSQRYIIIGSDSTLTSEYRFIAADDPDGEIHIVQPRIRGVEYGIAHYRDCFYILTNKDGAINFKLMKAPVHKPGMENWEEVIPHREHVLLEDIDLFRDYLVVSERSEGLNKIHIRRWDGTDSYFLPFDNETYTAFTGTNPDFDTEILRYTYNSLTTPTQVVDFNMRTREKDVKKELEVLGGKFQKENYVSDRIWATAQDGTKIPMTLVHRKELKRDGKNPVLQYAYGSYGSTIDPYFSNVRLSLLDRGFIFVISHVRGGEYLGRQWYEDGKLLKKKNTFTDFIDCTRHLIEENYTSAEHMYASGGSAGGLLMGAIANMAPQLYKGIIASVPFVDVVTTMLDETIPLTTGEYDEWGNPNEADYYFYMKSYSPYDNVRPQDYPNMLVTTGLHDSQVQYWEPAKWVAKLRELKTDSNKLLFHTNMEAGHGGASGRFEALWEVAEEYAFLLDLEGIDQ from the coding sequence ATGAAAGTGGCTGCTCAAGAAATTAAGGCTCCGCGGGCGAAGAAGCTGCCCGTAAAACTTGAAAAACACGGAGATGTTCGTATAGATGATTACTTCTGGCTGCGAGAGCGCGAAAACCCTGAAGTGCTTGATTACCTCACGCGTGAAAATGATTATAATGAACGGATGACGGCTCATACCAAACAGCTGCAGGAAGATCTTTTTCAGGAGGTGAAAAAAAGAATTAAGGAAGATGATTCTTCTGTGCCTTATAAGCTGAATGGTTACTGGTATATTACCCGCTTTGAAAAAGGTAAGGATTATCCTATTTACTCCCGGAAAAAGGAAACCCTCGATGCGCCCGAAGAAATCCTTTTTGACGTAAATGAGATGGCCAAAGGGCACGATTATTACAGGCTGAGCGGATTGAGCGTGAGCCCCAACAACAAGCTCATCTCTTATGCTGTAGATACCGTAAGCCGAAGAAAATACACTCTTTACGTCAAAAACCTGGAGACGGGAGAGGTATACCCCGAAAAGATCAAGAACACCACCGGCGGCGCTACCTGGGCAAACGATAACCGAACGCTCTTTTACGCCCGTAAAGACGAGGAGACGCTGCGCAGCAATAAGATATTCAAGCACAGGCTGGGAACAAAAGCCAAAGATGACGAGCTGGTTTTCTTTGAAGAAGATGAAACATTTCACACTTACGTTTATAAGTCTAAATCTCAGCGGTACATTATTATAGGGTCTGACAGTACCCTTACTTCAGAATACAGATTTATTGCCGCCGATGATCCCGATGGTGAAATTCATATTGTGCAGCCCAGGATTAGGGGCGTGGAATATGGAATAGCCCATTACCGCGATTGCTTTTATATACTTACCAATAAAGACGGGGCCATTAATTTTAAGCTCATGAAAGCCCCCGTGCACAAGCCTGGAATGGAAAATTGGGAAGAAGTAATCCCGCACCGTGAGCATGTATTGCTTGAAGATATAGACCTGTTCAGAGACTATTTAGTGGTGAGCGAAAGGAGCGAAGGGCTCAACAAGATCCACATTCGCCGATGGGATGGAACAGATTCCTACTTCCTTCCTTTTGACAATGAGACCTACACCGCTTTTACAGGTACCAACCCCGATTTTGACACTGAAATTTTGAGGTACACATACAATTCCCTCACCACACCTACCCAGGTAGTAGATTTTAATATGCGCACCCGGGAAAAGGACGTAAAGAAGGAACTTGAAGTGCTGGGAGGGAAATTTCAGAAAGAGAATTATGTTTCCGACAGGATTTGGGCCACCGCCCAGGACGGTACTAAGATCCCGATGACGCTGGTACACCGGAAGGAGTTAAAGAGAGACGGGAAAAATCCGGTGCTGCAGTATGCTTATGGTTCCTACGGTTCTACTATTGACCCTTACTTTTCAAATGTGCGCCTTAGCCTGTTAGACAGGGGTTTCATCTTTGTGATATCGCATGTTAGGGGAGGCGAGTATCTGGGGAGGCAGTGGTATGAAGATGGAAAGCTGCTCAAAAAGAAAAATACTTTTACCGATTTTATTGACTGTACCAGGCACCTTATTGAGGAGAACTACACTTCGGCAGAACATATGTACGCCAGCGGAGGTTCGGCAGGAGGTTTGCTGATGGGAGCAATAGCCAACATGGCTCCGCAGCTTTATAAAGGAATAATAGCCTCGGTACCTTTTGTAGATGTTGTGACCACAATGCTCGATGAGACCATTCCTCTTACTACCGGAGAATATGACGAATGGGGCAACCCTAATGAGGCCGACTACTATTTTTATATGAAATCTTATTCGCCTTACGACAATGTTAGGCCGCAAGATTACCCGAATATGCTGGTCACCACCGGCCTGCACGATTCACAAGTGCAGTATTGGGAACCGGCAAAGTGGGTGGCGAAATTGAGGGAATTAAAAACCGACTCCAATAAGCTGCTTTTTCACACCAACATGGAAGCCGGGCATGGAGGAGCATCAGGCCGATTTGAAGCCCTGTGGGAAGTCGCTGAAGAATACGCTTTTCTTCTGGATTTAGAGGGAATCGACCAATAA
- a CDS encoding PLP-dependent cysteine synthase family protein: MREDLQVFDNVLQLVGNTPLIHLNRVTQELKGDFFAKVEAFNPGHSTKDRIALHIIEEAEKKGILKPGDTIIETTSGNTGFSIAMVSVIKGYECILAVSSKSSKDKIDMLRSMGAKVYVCPANVTADDPRSYYQVAKRMHDEIKGSVYINQYFNELNIEAHYLTTGPEIWKQTEGKITHLVACSGTGGTISGTARFLKEKNPNIRILGIDAYGSVLKKYHETKEFDTAEIYPYRIEGLGKNLIPTATDFESIDKFVKVSDEDSAHTARELARTEGLFVGYTSGAALQGTRQLAEEGEFNEDSKVVIIFPDHGSRYMSKVYSDDWMNEQGFFDSKNEKAENQIEFIK, encoded by the coding sequence ATGAGAGAAGATTTACAGGTTTTCGATAATGTATTACAATTAGTAGGTAATACCCCTCTTATTCACTTAAATCGCGTTACCCAGGAACTTAAAGGTGACTTTTTTGCAAAAGTAGAAGCCTTTAATCCGGGCCACTCCACCAAGGACAGGATAGCACTCCACATTATAGAAGAAGCCGAAAAAAAAGGAATCCTAAAACCGGGAGATACTATTATTGAGACTACTTCAGGAAATACCGGCTTTAGTATTGCCATGGTTAGTGTGATTAAAGGCTATGAATGCATCCTGGCGGTGAGTTCCAAATCTTCCAAAGATAAGATAGATATGCTGCGCTCAATGGGGGCCAAGGTATATGTTTGCCCCGCGAACGTAACTGCCGATGACCCCAGGTCTTATTACCAAGTAGCTAAGAGAATGCACGATGAGATAAAAGGTTCGGTCTATATCAACCAGTATTTCAACGAACTCAACATTGAAGCTCACTACCTTACCACCGGCCCTGAGATCTGGAAACAAACCGAAGGCAAGATCACCCATCTTGTGGCCTGCAGTGGCACCGGCGGAACAATTTCCGGGACTGCCAGGTTCCTTAAAGAAAAGAACCCGAACATCAGGATTTTGGGGATCGATGCTTATGGCTCGGTGCTTAAGAAATATCACGAGACCAAAGAATTTGACACCGCAGAAATCTATCCGTACCGCATTGAAGGATTGGGTAAGAACCTTATCCCTACAGCTACAGATTTTGAAAGTATAGATAAATTCGTAAAAGTGAGCGATGAAGACAGTGCCCACACGGCCCGCGAACTCGCCCGCACCGAAGGTCTTTTTGTGGGGTACACCAGTGGGGCAGCCTTACAGGGAACCCGCCAGCTTGCCGAAGAAGGAGAATTTAACGAAGACAGTAAAGTGGTGATCATTTTCCCCGATCACGGTTCGCGTTATATGAGCAAGGTCTACAGCGATGACTGGATGAACGAACAGGGCTTCTTTGACAGCAAAAATGAAAAAGCTGAAAATCAAATCGAATTCATAAAATAA
- a CDS encoding HipA family kinase, whose protein sequence is MGNIKDIRTVTVCRYIAPLREGGSLPALAEADDDFKYVLKFRGAGHGVKALISEFLGGEIARAIGLKVPELVFANLDEAFGRTEGDEEIQDLLQGSQGLNLALHFLSGAINFDPAVTTVDEATASKIVWLDAFITNVDRSFRNTNMLIWHRELWLIDHGASFYFHHSWSNLEKHALSPFSLIKDHVLLPQATRLWEADRSIKLLLNREKIREIVEGLPQDWLEWRDTELTAEELRDAYIKFLEIRLQNSETFIKEAENARQALI, encoded by the coding sequence ATGGGAAACATAAAAGATATACGTACCGTTACTGTTTGCCGTTACATCGCACCGCTACGGGAAGGCGGCTCCCTCCCTGCACTGGCCGAGGCAGATGACGATTTTAAATACGTCCTGAAGTTTCGGGGCGCAGGCCACGGAGTGAAAGCCCTTATTTCCGAATTTTTGGGAGGGGAAATAGCCAGGGCCATTGGGTTAAAGGTTCCCGAGCTGGTTTTCGCCAATCTCGATGAAGCCTTTGGCCGTACCGAAGGCGATGAAGAAATCCAGGACCTGCTTCAGGGGAGCCAGGGCCTGAACCTTGCGCTGCACTTCCTTTCGGGTGCCATAAATTTTGACCCTGCCGTTACTACCGTAGATGAAGCCACCGCTTCTAAAATCGTATGGCTGGATGCCTTTATCACCAACGTAGACCGCAGCTTCAGGAACACCAATATGCTTATCTGGCACCGGGAACTCTGGCTTATTGATCACGGCGCCTCTTTTTATTTTCACCATTCCTGGAGCAATCTCGAGAAGCATGCGCTAAGCCCTTTCAGCTTAATTAAAGATCACGTCCTGCTTCCGCAGGCCACCCGGCTTTGGGAAGCCGACAGGAGTATAAAACTGCTGCTGAACAGGGAAAAAATCAGGGAAATTGTGGAAGGTTTACCACAAGACTGGTTAGAATGGAGAGACACTGAGCTTACTGCGGAAGAACTGCGGGATGCCTACATTAAATTTCTGGAGATTCGCCTTCAAAATTCAGAAACATTTATAAAAGAAGCAGAAAATGCCAGACAAGCACTTATATGA
- a CDS encoding DUF3037 domain-containing protein: MPDKHLYEYATLRVVPRVEREEFLNVGVVVFCKEEKYLQVRYKLDSAKLLSLCQDLDLEQLEKNLQSFKLICEGAKNGGPIAQMDIPSRFRWLTAVRSSVIQTSRPHPGLCTDLDLTLQRLFSELVL, encoded by the coding sequence ATGCCAGACAAGCACTTATATGAATATGCCACTTTGCGAGTAGTACCACGGGTAGAACGCGAAGAATTTCTCAATGTGGGCGTGGTGGTTTTTTGCAAAGAAGAGAAGTACCTGCAGGTGAGGTATAAGCTGGACAGCGCAAAGTTGCTCAGCCTGTGCCAGGATCTCGACCTGGAACAGCTGGAAAAGAACCTGCAATCGTTCAAACTCATATGTGAAGGCGCGAAAAATGGCGGCCCCATTGCACAAATGGATATTCCTTCCAGGTTTAGATGGCTCACCGCGGTGCGCAGTTCGGTAATACAGACTTCAAGGCCACACCCGGGCCTGTGTACCGATTTAGACCTTACGCTGCAGCGCCTCTTCTCTGAACTTGTGCTCTAA
- a CDS encoding aminotransferase class I/II-fold pyridoxal phosphate-dependent enzyme, with amino-acid sequence MADLFNKIYKDKGPLGKWSEVAEGYFVFPKLEGPISNRMKFQGKDVITWSVNDYLGLANHPEVRKVDAEAAAEWGSAYPMGARMMSGHTSLHEKLQDELAAFVNKEAAYLLNFGYQGMVSTIDALVSKKDVIVYDVDAHACIIDGVRLHLGQRFTYKHNDMESIEKNLQRAEKITEQTGGGILVISEGVFGMRGEQGKLKEIVALKEKYNFRLLVDDAHGFGTLGKTGAGAGEEQGVQDGIDVYFATFAKSLASTGAFIAADREIIDYLKYNLRSQMFAKSLQMQLVIGALKRLEMLKTKPELKEKLWENVNALQNGLKSRGFDIGTTQSCVTPVYLQGSIPEAMALVNDLRENYGIFCSIVVYPVIPKGLILLRLIPTAAHTLEDVEETLNAFSAIRERLENGTYKRLSAGVAATMEK; translated from the coding sequence ATGGCAGATTTATTTAATAAAATATATAAGGATAAAGGGCCTTTAGGAAAGTGGAGTGAAGTAGCCGAAGGTTACTTTGTATTTCCAAAACTGGAAGGGCCTATTTCCAACAGGATGAAATTCCAGGGTAAAGATGTGATAACCTGGAGTGTGAACGATTACCTGGGGCTGGCAAACCATCCCGAAGTGAGAAAGGTAGACGCCGAGGCGGCTGCCGAATGGGGTTCTGCGTATCCCATGGGGGCAAGAATGATGAGTGGTCACACCTCTCTACACGAAAAGCTGCAGGATGAACTTGCTGCTTTTGTGAACAAAGAAGCTGCCTACCTGCTTAACTTTGGATACCAGGGAATGGTTTCTACCATTGATGCCCTTGTGTCTAAAAAAGACGTTATTGTTTATGATGTTGATGCTCACGCCTGTATTATAGATGGGGTTCGCCTGCACCTTGGCCAGCGCTTTACCTATAAGCACAACGACATGGAGAGCATTGAGAAGAACCTGCAGCGTGCCGAGAAGATCACCGAGCAAACCGGAGGCGGGATACTGGTTATTTCTGAAGGGGTCTTCGGAATGAGGGGAGAACAGGGGAAACTTAAGGAAATAGTGGCGTTAAAAGAAAAATACAACTTCAGGCTGCTTGTTGATGATGCACACGGCTTTGGTACTCTTGGTAAAACAGGAGCAGGAGCAGGTGAGGAGCAGGGAGTGCAGGATGGAATTGATGTATATTTTGCCACTTTTGCCAAGTCCCTTGCCAGTACTGGTGCTTTCATAGCAGCCGATCGTGAGATCATAGATTACCTGAAGTATAACCTTCGTTCCCAAATGTTCGCCAAGTCCCTGCAAATGCAGCTGGTTATTGGTGCCCTTAAGCGTCTCGAGATGCTCAAGACCAAACCCGAGCTTAAAGAAAAACTTTGGGAGAACGTAAACGCGCTTCAAAACGGATTAAAATCCCGAGGCTTCGATATAGGAACCACTCAAAGTTGTGTAACTCCTGTGTATCTTCAGGGAAGTATTCCCGAAGCAATGGCTTTGGTGAACGACCTTAGGGAGAATTACGGGATCTTCTGTTCAATTGTAGTGTACCCGGTAATTCCGAAGGGTCTTATCCTGCTAAGGTTAATTCCTACAGCGGCCCATACGCTCGAAGATGTGGAAGAGACCTTGAACGCCTTCTCTGCGATTAGGGAACGCCTTGAAAACGGAACTTACAAAAGATTATCAGCCGGGGTTGCAGCCACGATGGAAAAATAA
- the wrbA gene encoding NAD(P)H:quinone oxidoreductase yields the protein MEDIKVAVIYYSSTGTNYQLAKWAAETAKDQGAEVRLRKVKELAPKEAIEANEDWKKHVEATKEVQEASMDDLEWADCYIFSAPTRYGNLPSQFKQFLDTTGGLWFNGKLANKVVSGMTSASNVHGGQESTLLSLYKTMFHWGAIVAAPGYTDEAIFNAGGNPYGVSITAGKEAMGDKVKKAVAHQVKRTMTLGKWVKKGSE from the coding sequence ATGGAAGATATTAAAGTAGCCGTGATCTATTACAGTTCTACCGGAACAAATTACCAGCTGGCAAAATGGGCAGCAGAAACCGCAAAAGACCAGGGTGCCGAAGTTAGGCTTCGAAAAGTTAAGGAGCTGGCTCCCAAAGAAGCTATTGAGGCCAATGAAGACTGGAAAAAACATGTGGAAGCCACAAAAGAGGTACAGGAAGCTTCGATGGATGACCTTGAGTGGGCCGATTGTTATATTTTTAGTGCCCCCACCCGTTATGGCAACCTTCCATCCCAGTTTAAGCAGTTCCTGGACACCACCGGCGGATTGTGGTTTAACGGAAAACTGGCCAATAAAGTGGTGAGCGGAATGACCAGTGCAAGCAACGTGCATGGCGGGCAGGAATCAACCTTACTTTCTCTGTACAAAACCATGTTCCACTGGGGTGCTATTGTTGCCGCACCGGGCTATACCGATGAAGCAATTTTCAATGCCGGCGGAAATCCTTACGGGGTGAGTATAACGGCAGGGAAAGAAGCGATGGGAGATAAAGTGAAGAAAGCTGTTGCCCACCAGGTAAAGCGCACCATGACTCTGGGAAAATGGGTGAAAAAAGGCAGCGAATAA